Within Winogradskyella helgolandensis, the genomic segment ATAAACGTAGAGTGATAAAGAAAGTTATATAAATATCTTTTTATTCTTTAAGATAAGTATAAGTCAAATATGTCTTGATTTCTTTATGTCGTATTTTTTTGTATTTAAACTGTTAAAAGCAACTTCTCGTTCAAAAATTTCATGATGATTCATATGAATTGGTTAAATTTCAATTTTAATAATAAATTATAGTAGTTATTGTCTAAATAATTAACTGTTGGGTTAAAATAAGCTTATGGTAAGAAAAATTACAATTATAATTTCCTTTTTAATAACTACAATTGGTTTTGCTCAAGATTTATCTATGCAAAACGGCACATTCAATAGGTGTGCACCAGATATTTTTTATGATTCAGGAGGGGAATTTGGTAATTATGGTGACGATGACAATTACACGACTACCATATGTCCTCAAAATGATGATGATTTTATCATCATTAATTTTACTCAATTTACAACACAGCTTAGTCAAGATGTGTTAACTATTTACGATGGTGATGACATAACCGCAGCTGTAATTGGTACATATTCCGGTGCTTCTTCACCAGGATTTGTATCCGCATCAGATAGTAATAGTTCTGGATGTTTAACTTTTGTGTTCACAAGTAATAGTAGTGGAAATATTAATGGTTGGGAAGCTGAAATTTTATGTGCAACGCCATGTCAAGATATTATTGCATCGATAGATAGTACAACACCTGCGGCTAATTCCGCAGGTGTTATTGGAATAGTACCTTTTGAATCTGTTGATTTTTCTGCTAGTGCACTGTTTTCAATAGATGGAACAGATGCTACTTATGAATGGGATTTTGGAGACAATAATACAGCAACAGGAGCCAATGTTACTAATATATTTGGTGCACCAGGAACATACACGGTTACATTAACGGTTACAGATACGAATCCGCAAGGATGCTCAGGGACAGCAACAGTTACTGTTTTTGTTTTGGGGCAGAATGTTGTAATAGATCAAGATACATTTACTCCCGAACAATTAATTGAAGACGTTTTAATAGATAGCCCATGTGCTTCTGTCTCTAATATTGTCGCTGTAACTGGTAGTACCTATACTTTTACTGAACCAAATGGAATTGGATATTTTGTTAGTAATGGAATTGATTTTCCTTTTGAAGATGGCTTGTTACTCACAAGTGGAGATGCTAGTGAGGCCAGAGGACCTAATAATAATGGAACTTTAAGCGATGGATCTAGTGTTTGGCCAGGAGATGAAGAATTAGATACTGAATTAGGGGTTGATTCTCATAATGCGACATATATTCAATTTGATTTTATTCCGAGGGCTGATAGTATAAGTTTTGAGTTTTTAATGGCTTCTGAAGAATATGATATGGGTAGTTTTGAATGTATCTATTCGGATGCTTTTGCTTTTTTACTAACAGATGCAGCTGGTAATGTGTCTAATTTAGCTGTATTACCTGGTTCAACGACACCTATTTTGGTGACTAATATTCACCCCGATAATGGTTCTTGTGAAGCTGTTAATGAACGCTACTTTAGTGGTTACACTCCTAATAATGGATCGCCAATAGCATTTGATGGACGAACAAATGTTTTTACTGCAGAATCAGCAGTAGTTCCGGGTGAAACTTATACCATAAAATTGGTTATTGCAGATGATAGGGATAACCAATATGATTCTGGTGTTTTCATAAAAGCAGGTAGTTTTAATTTAGGAGGAGATTTAGGTGATGATATTACTATTGAAGCAGGTACTGCAGCATGTGATGGATCAGGTGTTGTTTTAGATACTAGACTTGAGCTAGCAACCCATATTTGGTATAAAGATGATGTGGTTATTCCAGGTGAAGAGTCCTCGACAATTACAGTTACAGAACCAGGAGTTTATTATGCAGACTTTGAATTAGAGAGTGTTTGTACAGGTTCTGCAGATCCTATTATAGTAGAATTTAGAGCAGGTGCAACGGCTAATTTGGCTCCTAATCTAGTTGTTTGTAGTACTTCTGGGGCTGAGGAATTTGATTTGTCAGTAAACGATGATGATATATTGGGCGACCAAGATCCAACTGTTTTTTCAATAAATTATTATCTTACAGAACAGGATGCTTTAGATAATGTTAACGCATTACCTACTCTTTATACGAACGTAACGAGTCCTCAAACGATTTGGGCGAGGTTAGCAGATGCTTCTCAAATTTGTGTTGATATAACCTCATTCTCAATATCTTCTCCACTTGCACCCACCATCAACCCAGTTTCAGATTTAGAGTTATGTGATGATGATAGTAACGATGGATTTGAGACCTTTGATTTAAGTTCACAAACTTTAGCGATTTTAGGGTCACAATCGGCAACAGATTTCACGGTAACTTACTATTTAAGCTTTGCAGATGCAGACGCAGGAGATAATGCCTTACCTTCAGATTACACCAATACGGTCAATAACCAGCCAATATTTGTAAGAGTAGCAAGTTCAGGGGATTCCAGTTGTTATAATGCCTCAGCGACGGCACTTTTCAATTTGGTAGTTAATCCTAGAGCATTAGCCACAACCCCGGATGACATGGAAGTTTGTGACGATGTGAGTAACGATGGTTTTGCTACCTTCGATTTAAGCAGTCAAGAAGCTGTAATTTTGAACGGACAAGACCCAACCGTTTATAACGTATTATTTTATAGTAGCCCAGACGACGCAGATGATAATGTAGGAGCTTTAGCAACAAGTTACACTAATACTACCGCAAATTTAGAGACCATCTATGTCAGAGTCGAAGACCCATTATATCCGAGCTGTTATAGTACCACAAGTTTTAATTTAATAGTAAATGCGCTACCAGTAGTAACCGCTGTAACACCATTGCAAGTTTGTGATGATGACACAGATGGATTTGTAGGCTTCCCATTAAGCGATAAAGAAGCTGAGTTATTAAACGGGCAAAGTGGAGTAGCTGTATCATTTCATGAAAACCTATTAGGAGCAGAAATGGATAACTCAGAAATATTTGATGGCTATGTTAACACATCGATGACCAATCAAATCATATTCGTACGTTTAGAAAATACAACAACCAACTGTTACAACATTGGTAGCCTTACCTTGGAGGTTTTAGAAAATCCAATAGCCAATAGCACCACACCATTAGAAGTTTGTGATGATAATGTCGATGGTATAGCGGTCTTTGATTTGAGTATAAAAGATACAGAAGTTGTAGGGACGCAAGCAGGGATGATCGTTCGCTATTATGAGAACCAAGCCGATGCAGAAGCAGGAGGCAGTCCATTATCAACCAATTACACAAATACGCAAGCGGGAGCCCAAGAGATTATAGCACGTATAGAAAATGGGGCAACAGGCTGTTATGCTACCACAGCACTTCAGTTGATTGTCAATCCAAAACCATTAGTCCTAGAAGTTTCTAACTATGAGTTGTGTGATGAGACTACACTAGGCGACGAAGAAGAAGCCTTCGATTTATTAACAAAGACTCCAGAGATTTTAGGAACACAGGTTAATGTCACGGTAAGTTACTATGCTAATCCAACAGATGCAAGTACTGAAACCAATCCTATATTAGGATCGTATACAAACATTAGCAACCCCCAAACGATAACAGCTGTACTGACCAATACACTAACAGGTTGTACTTCAGATTTAGAATTTGACTTAATAGTTAATCCATTACCGGTAGTGGTTGCACCAACAGCCTTAGAGGTTTGTGATGATGGTACACCAGACGGTTTAACAGAAATGGATTTAAGTCTAAAGAGCATGGAAATCACAGGCAACAATCCAGCCTATTCGATCAATTACTATGAGACTTTGGCAGACGCTGAAACAGAAACTGATCCTTTACCAATATTATATACCAATACGAGTAATGGACAAATTATTTTTGTACGCGTAGAAAATACTACTACCGGATGTTACGATACCACAGAATTAGAATTGGTTGTGCAACAAGCACCAATAGCTTTTACACCACAGCCACTGAGATACTGTGATCCAGACAATGACGGCTTTGGGGTGTTCACGCTTACGGATGTAGATAATGAGATCACGGGAGGCGCCTCAGGACTAGAGGTTACCTATCATGAGACAGAAACCAATGCTATTAATGGAGTTGATGCTATAGACACCACAGTGAACTATAACAACATCGTACAAGGTGAACAAATTTTATATGCAAGAATAGAAAGTCCAACGATAGCGACAGACTGTGCGACTGTTGTAGTGTTAAGGTTAATCGTAGAGCCAACACCACAGTTGCTAGATCCAACACCATTAGAAGCATGTGATGATATCTCAGCCGATGGTTTTGCGACGTTTGATCTAACGAGCAAAGCAGCAGAATTACTAAACGGTCAAGATCCGTTACAGTACATCGTTAGCTATTACGAGAGTGAGGCTAATGCAGAAGCGGACAACAACCCTATAGCTAATCCACTCGC encodes:
- a CDS encoding choice-of-anchor L domain-containing protein, which codes for MVRKITIIISFLITTIGFAQDLSMQNGTFNRCAPDIFYDSGGEFGNYGDDDNYTTTICPQNDDDFIIINFTQFTTQLSQDVLTIYDGDDITAAVIGTYSGASSPGFVSASDSNSSGCLTFVFTSNSSGNINGWEAEILCATPCQDIIASIDSTTPAANSAGVIGIVPFESVDFSASALFSIDGTDATYEWDFGDNNTATGANVTNIFGAPGTYTVTLTVTDTNPQGCSGTATVTVFVLGQNVVIDQDTFTPEQLIEDVLIDSPCASVSNIVAVTGSTYTFTEPNGIGYFVSNGIDFPFEDGLLLTSGDASEARGPNNNGTLSDGSSVWPGDEELDTELGVDSHNATYIQFDFIPRADSISFEFLMASEEYDMGSFECIYSDAFAFLLTDAAGNVSNLAVLPGSTTPILVTNIHPDNGSCEAVNERYFSGYTPNNGSPIAFDGRTNVFTAESAVVPGETYTIKLVIADDRDNQYDSGVFIKAGSFNLGGDLGDDITIEAGTAACDGSGVVLDTRLELATHIWYKDDVVIPGEESSTITVTEPGVYYADFELESVCTGSADPIIVEFRAGATANLAPNLVVCSTSGAEEFDLSVNDDDILGDQDPTVFSINYYLTEQDALDNVNALPTLYTNVTSPQTIWARLADASQICVDITSFSISSPLAPTINPVSDLELCDDDSNDGFETFDLSSQTLAILGSQSATDFTVTYYLSFADADAGDNALPSDYTNTVNNQPIFVRVASSGDSSCYNASATALFNLVVNPRALATTPDDMEVCDDVSNDGFATFDLSSQEAVILNGQDPTVYNVLFYSSPDDADDNVGALATSYTNTTANLETIYVRVEDPLYPSCYSTTSFNLIVNALPVVTAVTPLQVCDDDTDGFVGFPLSDKEAELLNGQSGVAVSFHENLLGAEMDNSEIFDGYVNTSMTNQIIFVRLENTTTNCYNIGSLTLEVLENPIANSTTPLEVCDDNVDGIAVFDLSIKDTEVVGTQAGMIVRYYENQADAEAGGSPLSTNYTNTQAGAQEIIARIENGATGCYATTALQLIVNPKPLVLEVSNYELCDETTLGDEEEAFDLLTKTPEILGTQVNVTVSYYANPTDASTETNPILGSYTNISNPQTITAVLTNTLTGCTSDLEFDLIVNPLPVVVAPTALEVCDDGTPDGLTEMDLSLKSMEITGNNPAYSINYYETLADAETETDPLPILYTNTSNGQIIFVRVENTTTGCYDTTELELVVQQAPIAFTPQPLRYCDPDNDGFGVFTLTDVDNEITGGASGLEVTYHETETNAINGVDAIDTTVNYNNIVQGEQILYARIESPTIATDCATVVVLRLIVEPTPQLLDPTPLEACDDISADGFATFDLTSKAAELLNGQDPLQYIVSYYESEANAEADNNPIANPLAYTNTDDFNQIIWIRVEDSTTVEGCYKITSLELIVNPLPVLITPAPLELCDVNNPGDEQEGFILEEANEEILNGQTGLSLTYYETQMDADNATNPITSPYVNTSNAQTIFVRAENDVTGCYNTVTVTLRVDPIPSPEPNPTAIEVCDDDNDGFAEFDLTQRTIEVINGEPNVAITYHETQTDAENGDNPIIGLYTNIVANNQMIFVRSENTVTGCFSLTTNTMELIVLPSPEVPTSIESYTICDTNDNGITQFDLTTKDEEILNGQDPLEVLLTYHVSALDAATGNNPIINVGNYTNTVNPQVIYVRLYNPTTGCDDTGEFELEVNLPPVVVQPTQLSECDDLGETPGDEFTTFDLTVKNNEITGGNSSYSVDYYETDADAQSQTNVIPDPTQYTNTSVNGLNANPQTLYVVVTDTNTGCVDFTTLTIRVLPNPTPTPSDQLPSLELCDDVNTGDGVEVFDLTENEILILNGEAGVTASYYESLDDANSASNAIVDPTQYTNTETPEQEIYVRVTNDATGCYALVDFTIIVHPLPEVVAVTDFIQCELFTDGVDSFDLTTKDEEVLNGQDPTQFIVSYHSSLADAEAGTNGLVSSYTNLSNPQQIFVTITNNITGCSISTQSFNIEVQEAAQANPNMEAIVYETCDDEMETDGDPTNDSAQFDLTTRDAEVLDGQDPLNYIVSYYETQDDADLNVNPLPTLYENITNPQVIYARVDNDTPDGTTGNDTSICYAVAEITLQVNPLPEFNLEDSYILCLNTNGTEVLEPLVIDTGLSALDYSFEWSYNTVVIPGATGPSIMPTQGGSYSVLVTDMSTSTETNCTNVDTTDVIESEPPSLTIELLTQAFADNHILEALATGIGVYEYSLDGGPWQDEGTFINLSAGEHEITARDKNGCGLITVSKFIIDYPLYFTPNGDGNNETWNIEGVGSNAKIYIFDRYGKLLKQLSPDGNGWDGTFSNEVMPTSDYWFTVEYDEPSNGVRKEFRAHFTLKR